Genomic segment of Mycolicibacterium sarraceniae:
CCCCGAGTGGTACGTCCCCAATCTGTTCGTCACGTATTGGTCGTTCCGCGCCATGATCGGCCTGATGGCCATCCCGCTGCTGTTCGCGCTGACCACGCTGTGGCTCACCCGCGGCGGCCGGGTACCCGGCTCAAGGTGGTACTCGCGCTTGGCACTGGTGACGATTCCGACGCCGTTCCTGGCCACGATCTCTGGCTGGGTATTCACCGAGATGGGTCGCCAGCCCTGGGTGGTCGCCCCCAATCCCGATGGCGACCAACTGGTTCGGCTGACCGTGCGCCAAGGTGTATCGCTGCATGGGCCAGGCCTGGTCTGGGTGTCTTTGATCTCGTTCACACTGCTCTACGCGGTGCTCGCGGTGATCTGGTTCTTCCTGTTGCGCCGCTACATCACGACCGGCCCGCTCGAGCACGACTCCGAACCGACGCCGCCCACCCCACCCGGGGACGACGACGTCGCCCCACTCTCGTTCGCCTACTGAGGAAGGGAGTCACACCATGGGGCTGCAACACCTTTGGTTCATCATCGTCGCGGTGCTGTTCCTCGGCTTCTTCATCCTCGAGGGGTTCGACTTCGGCGTCGGCATGGTGATGGCGTGGCTGGGACGGCTCGGCAAGGGCGATACGGAGTCTCATCGCAGGGCCGTGCTCAACACCATCGGACCGGTCTGGGACGGTAACGAAGTCTGGCTGATCACCGCGGGCGGTGCGATGTTTGCCGCATTTCCGCACTGGTACGCCACTGTGTTCTCGACGCTCTATCTGCCGCTGTTGGTGATCCTGCTGTCAATGATCGCCCGCATCGTGGCCATCGAATGGCGCGGCAAAATCGACGATCCAAAGTGGCGCCGGTGGTGCGATATCGGGATCGCGGTCGGGTCATGGCTGCCGGCGATCCTCTGGGGCGTGGCGTTCGCGATTCTGGTCAACGGCCTACCGATCGGGCCGGACAAGAACGTCGTCGGGCTGTCGGTCACCGATGTGCTCAACCCGTACACGCTGCTTGGTGGGCTGGCCACCTGCGCTCTGTTCCTGTTTCACGGCGCGGTGTTCCTGGCGCTGAAATCCGGCGGCACCGTGCGCACCGATGCGGTCGGGTTGGCCCGCAAGCTCAGTGCTCCCGCTACCGTGGTGGTCGCCGCGTTCGGTCTGTGGACCCAGCTGGCGCACGGAAAGCCATGGACCTGGGCGGTGTTGGCGCTGGCGGTGGTGGCCCAGCTGGCGGCCGTCGCGGCAGCCTGGGGTGTTCGCGAAGGCTGGGCATTCCTGGCCACGACGATCGTCGTCGCCGCGGTGGTGACCCTGCTGTTCGGGTCGCTGTACCCGAATCTCGTGCCCTCGACTCTCGATCCGGCGTACAACCTGACGATCTTCAACAGTTCGTCTAGCCCCTACACCCTGAAGGTGATGACATGGGCCGCACTGATATTCACCCCGATCGTGCTGCTGTACCAGGGCTGGACCTACTGGATCTTCCGTAAGCGGATCTTCGCCGAGTCGATCCCCAAGTCGATCGGTCTGCCCCTGAGGCGCGTGCCCTGAAGCGGCTGTGGCAGGTCTCGGGAGCGGTACGCCGCTATCTGGTCGCGACGGTCGTCTGCGGCACGCTGATCTCCGGGTGTGCCATTGCGGGCGCCGTGGTACTCGGCCATGTGGTGGCCGGTGTCATCACCGACCCGGCCACCCGCAGCATCGGCCACTGGCAGACCGAGCTGGTGACCCTGGCCGGGCTGTGGCTCATCCGGGCCCTGGTGCAATGGGTGCAGGGCCGGCTGGGTCAGCGCGGGGCCAGCGCCGTGATCGCCGACCTCGGCGGGCAGGTGCTGCGCGCCGTCACCGCCCTGCCGCCCGGCGTACGCAACACCC
This window contains:
- the cydB gene encoding cytochrome d ubiquinol oxidase subunit II, whose translation is MGLQHLWFIIVAVLFLGFFILEGFDFGVGMVMAWLGRLGKGDTESHRRAVLNTIGPVWDGNEVWLITAGGAMFAAFPHWYATVFSTLYLPLLVILLSMIARIVAIEWRGKIDDPKWRRWCDIGIAVGSWLPAILWGVAFAILVNGLPIGPDKNVVGLSVTDVLNPYTLLGGLATCALFLFHGAVFLALKSGGTVRTDAVGLARKLSAPATVVVAAFGLWTQLAHGKPWTWAVLALAVVAQLAAVAAAWGVREGWAFLATTIVVAAVVTLLFGSLYPNLVPSTLDPAYNLTIFNSSSSPYTLKVMTWAALIFTPIVLLYQGWTYWIFRKRIFAESIPKSIGLPLRRVP